From one Astatotilapia calliptera chromosome 10, fAstCal1.2, whole genome shotgun sequence genomic stretch:
- the atf5a gene encoding uncharacterized protein atf5a → MMATSAPVWKTLRVCPADPLALSHPQANHSQSQGCRGEVSEESQHLIGDGNTDWMTEEVDFSSYLPNPPSPPSSTNASLPPSPLQNDIQVPSDLEVMTSLLQEELAQLEDYFLSEPLPEKGPRLGKCDRGPLPAGPPPFTQLPYASYATSNQSESSPLLVTLATGELDLLSICGGPIGRSKIPRHAPYSCSRPSGCGRKRVPDGSRFSEGYDSSLLSSKGSNSGNSAVTLTGNYGCVEDDQLVGKSYCLGSAVELRRCAVIPKEEKNCCFTQDVIGGGKIVGGGFGFGGSLEVPHKKEDLLMYSMREVSGGAGNSDVLNSIKTSVEVTKATVSWKAESSEGCYLPTTSQSEAYHSFLGNINEQVKTESLQIAQHDLHCNFLEDQGPECLLMARDSLNLESSGHRQACRLKEDHCAMKYEVDIIPGEGGERKQKKRDQNKTAAHRYRQRKRAELDSLEEQLHCLEGRNRELRDKAESVEREIQYVKDLLIEVYKARSQRLKQDTTA, encoded by the exons ATGATGGCAACATCAGCGCCTGTTTGGAAGACTCTTCGTGTCTGCCCGGCAGaccccctcgctctctctcacccacaggctaaccacagccaatcacaggggTGCAGGGGGGAGGTGTCAGAGGAGAGTCAGCACTTAATTG GTGATGGTAACACTGACTGGATGACGGAAGAAGTGGATTTCTCCTCGTACCTCCCAAACCCTccttcccctccctcctctactAATGCCTCCCTTCCCCCTTCACCCCTTCAGAATGATATCCAGGTGCCCTCTGACTTGGAGGTCATGACCTCTCTGCTGCAAGAGGAACTCGCCCAACTAGaggactacttcctgtctgagCCACTGCCCGAGAAAGGGCCGAGGCTGGGAAAATGCGACAGGGGTCCACTGCCTGCGGGTCCTCCGCCATTCACTCAGCTGCCATACGCATCATACGCTACATCCAACCAATCGGAATCCAGCCCACTTCTTGTTACCTTGGCAACCGGAGAACTGGACTTGCTCAGCATCTGTGGCGGGCCCATTGGGCGCTCCAAAATTCCAAGACACGCCCCATATAGCTGCAGTCGACCCAGTGGGTGTGGTAGGAAAAGAGTTCCTGATGGTTCGAGGTTCAGCGAAGGCTATGACAGCAGTTTGTTGAGTTCCAAAGGAAGTAACTCAGGTAACTCAGCTGTGACCCTTACAGGTAATTATGGCTGTGTAGAGGACGACCAGTTGGTAGGGAAAAGCTACTGCTTGGGTAGTGCGGTTGAGCTCAGACGATGTGCTGTTATaccaaaagaagagaaaaattgCTGTTTCACTCAAGATGTGATAGGTGGTGGGAAGATTGTTGGTGGTGGATTTGGCTTTGGTGGATCACTGGAGGTCCCCCATAAGAAAGAGGATCTGTTGATGTATAGCATGAGGGAAGTCAGTGGAGGTGCTGGTAACAGTGATGTGCTGAACAGTATCAAAACTAGTGTGGAGGTGACAAAAGCCACCGTTTCTTGGAAAGCCGAGAGCAGCGAAGGTTGTTATCTTCCAACAACATCACAGTCTGAGGCCTACCATAGCTTCTTGGGCAACATCAACGAGCAGGTGAAAACAGAGAGTCTACAGATAGCTCAGCATGATCTACACTGTAATTTCCTTGAGGATCAGGGCCCAGAGTGTCTTTTAATGGCTAGGGATAGTTTGAACCTGGAATCTTCGGGGCACAGACAAGCATGTCGGCTGAAGGAAGACCACTGTGCAATGAAATACGAAGTGGACATCATTCCAGGTGAAGGCGGGGAgcgcaaacaaaagaaaagagatcAGAACAAAACTGCCGCTCACAG GTATCGCCAGCGAAAAAGGGCGGAGCTCGATTCTTTGGAGGAACAACTGCACTGCCTTGAAGGGAGGAACCGGGAGCTCCGGGACAAAGCAGAGTCCGTAGAACGTGAAATCCAGTACGTTAAAGACCTGCTGATTGAAGTTTACAAGGCCCGTAGCCAAAGGCTTAAGCAGGACACAACAGCGTAA